The following coding sequences lie in one Methanopyrus sp. SNP6 genomic window:
- a CDS encoding radical SAM protein, producing the protein MSQSVLVVDALGAGKGCRTRSRDVIGAGPRTVASLLENDYEVSLITYEDLQKLGLNNVMDYDIVGVSIMTGDERAARRVFDHTRPQTFRFIGGPGAADPNALLKTGADAAVIGEAEETLPELLEERGPVRGVYFRRGTEVDFPGPRPISRRFTRVNPEYIRAYSNRWAARVYVEIVRGCSNSCRTTLELPDGRKCSGCGNCREGEGGERWECPEGIPPGCGFCSVPSIFGPARSRPLNEVVREVRGLVREGVRRVVLSASDVLDYGRDDLLTDPRTPPPNVEALRRLLRRTSKHVDVLFVENVKACLLNREVAELLGEYCRDTSVSVGVETGDPRLLRAIGKPYTLKEALRAIRTLRRVGLRPHAYFVYGLPGQTMRSAKLTAKAMKRAVEMGAEKITVYRFRPIPASAFGDFPPGPSPRNDEASRLIADTARRLNEALKRRMVGKRIRVYVAEPDLRHPRDAIGWPVKGGPKVRLKGSRELVGTECEVEITGVVSDKVVSGKVVKILEEIDVEALEGRGIPSRVG; encoded by the coding sequence TTGAGTCAAAGTGTCTTGGTAGTAGACGCGCTTGGCGCAGGGAAAGGGTGTAGGACTAGATCCAGAGATGTTATCGGTGCGGGTCCTAGGACAGTCGCATCGTTACTGGAAAACGATTATGAAGTGTCGTTGATTACTTATGAGGATTTACAAAAATTAGGACTAAATAATGTTATGGATTACGATATCGTAGGTGTCAGTATAATGACCGGTGACGAGCGGGCCGCCCGAAGGGTCTTCGATCACACACGGCCGCAGACGTTTCGGTTCATCGGTGGTCCCGGAGCCGCCGATCCGAACGCACTCCTCAAAACTGGGGCCGACGCGGCCGTGATCGGTGAAGCTGAGGAGACCCTACCTGAACTCTTGGAGGAGCGTGGACCCGTCCGCGGCGTGTATTTCCGGCGAGGAACTGAGGTGGACTTTCCGGGTCCTAGGCCCATTTCCAGGCGATTCACTCGTGTCAATCCGGAATACATCCGAGCCTACTCAAACCGGTGGGCTGCACGCGTTTACGTCGAGATCGTCCGCGGATGCAGCAACTCCTGCAGGACGACTCTTGAACTACCCGACGGCCGCAAATGTTCTGGATGTGGGAACTGCCGGGAAGGTGAGGGTGGAGAACGGTGGGAGTGTCCCGAAGGTATTCCACCGGGTTGCGGGTTCTGCTCAGTACCTTCGATCTTCGGGCCGGCTAGGTCGAGACCGTTGAACGAAGTGGTACGAGAAGTACGGGGACTCGTCCGGGAGGGGGTCCGTCGAGTAGTTCTCAGCGCATCCGATGTACTGGATTACGGTCGAGACGACTTACTGACGGATCCTCGGACTCCACCTCCGAACGTCGAGGCTCTAAGGCGCCTCCTGCGACGAACATCAAAGCATGTGGACGTGCTCTTCGTCGAGAACGTGAAAGCGTGCCTACTGAACCGGGAGGTCGCGGAGCTCCTCGGTGAGTACTGCCGAGATACTTCGGTAAGCGTAGGGGTAGAGACCGGGGATCCGAGGCTGCTCCGCGCGATCGGGAAACCCTACACGTTGAAGGAGGCGTTGCGCGCGATCCGCACCCTGCGGAGGGTTGGTTTACGGCCTCATGCGTACTTCGTTTACGGACTACCCGGGCAAACGATGAGGTCCGCGAAACTCACGGCTAAGGCCATGAAACGGGCCGTCGAGATGGGGGCCGAGAAGATCACCGTGTACAGGTTTCGACCGATTCCCGCCTCGGCCTTCGGAGATTTCCCTCCAGGTCCCAGTCCACGTAACGACGAGGCGAGTCGGCTCATCGCGGATACGGCGCGTCGTCTGAACGAGGCGCTGAAACGTAGGATGGTCGGGAAGAGAATCCGCGTCTACGTCGCCGAGCCCGACCTACGCCATCCTAGAGACGCGATAGGTTGGCCGGTGAAGGGTGGTCCGAAGGTCCGGCTTAAAGGATCTCGAGAGTTAGTCGGAACGGAGTGTGAAGTGGAAATTACGGGGGTGGTGTCGGACAAGGTGGTTTCAGGTAAAGTAGTGAAAATACTAGAAGAGATCGACGTGGAAGCGTTAGAAGGACGAGGAATTCCTAGCCGAGTCGGGTAG
- a CDS encoding Mur ligase family protein: MSLRSKLAELAGLLALKAVRFGPGMGRSFPGWTVIKVGDFDAVRELARRPEYGVVLITGTNGKTTTTRLACALLAEDAKVSCNYDSNTINAVTTGLLKGRKAELVVTEYGIRSREYGIPDIVCELVNPLAIAYTTISKEHFRENADKEDPFGAYFEAKRLLARPLKDGVLILNADDPRVTYIRDEKRGDPVEYVFYGLDVEIEDLTPPTEKLECPACGGELNYETRYFNHKGLYSCRDCEFSRPDPNVAVVRLKGGPDEWKVTLSYDVTNAVTGERLEGEFTYELQLPGLHNVYNSVCAISLYLAVTPRPEDPEGTIPRVIEGLDPLEFIPPGRFEVLNVGGKPVGVGQGDNGDAFKANANLMLSVAGNVEVCVYTTPDENEHPIFEMHRIVLRALDPDELHVFPGRESVEAAEGYYEELTEEFDAEFHSIPHDRMREKVEEMRRVCEEADGPVFASGCGPEHEMWEALKRELRGG, encoded by the coding sequence ATGTCCTTGAGGTCGAAATTGGCGGAGTTGGCCGGACTGCTCGCGCTCAAGGCAGTCCGGTTCGGGCCCGGTATGGGGCGGAGCTTTCCCGGGTGGACCGTGATCAAGGTTGGCGACTTCGACGCCGTTCGCGAGCTCGCACGGCGGCCGGAGTACGGAGTGGTGCTGATCACGGGCACCAACGGTAAGACCACGACTACCAGACTCGCCTGTGCGCTCCTAGCCGAAGATGCGAAGGTTTCGTGCAACTACGATAGCAATACCATCAACGCCGTTACGACGGGCCTACTTAAGGGTAGGAAGGCCGAGCTCGTGGTGACGGAGTACGGGATTCGCAGCCGTGAGTACGGGATTCCAGATATTGTCTGCGAGCTCGTGAACCCGCTGGCGATCGCGTATACGACTATCTCGAAGGAACACTTCCGGGAGAACGCGGACAAGGAGGATCCATTCGGGGCGTACTTCGAGGCGAAGCGCCTCCTGGCGAGACCCCTGAAGGACGGTGTGCTGATACTCAACGCGGATGATCCTCGTGTTACCTACATCCGCGACGAGAAACGCGGTGACCCCGTGGAGTACGTCTTCTACGGTTTGGATGTCGAAATCGAGGATCTGACGCCACCGACCGAGAAGCTCGAGTGTCCTGCGTGTGGCGGCGAGTTGAACTACGAGACCCGCTACTTCAACCATAAGGGGTTATACTCGTGCCGAGACTGCGAGTTCTCGCGACCCGACCCGAACGTCGCCGTGGTAAGGCTCAAGGGCGGTCCGGACGAGTGGAAGGTTACGCTGTCGTACGATGTGACTAACGCCGTGACCGGAGAACGACTGGAGGGGGAGTTCACCTACGAACTCCAGCTGCCCGGTCTCCATAACGTCTATAACAGCGTTTGCGCGATCTCCCTGTACCTCGCGGTTACCCCTCGGCCCGAGGATCCGGAAGGGACCATTCCACGGGTAATCGAAGGGTTGGACCCACTCGAGTTCATTCCACCGGGCAGGTTCGAGGTGCTGAACGTGGGTGGTAAGCCCGTCGGCGTCGGTCAGGGGGACAACGGGGATGCCTTCAAGGCTAACGCGAACCTGATGCTCTCGGTAGCGGGGAACGTAGAAGTCTGTGTGTACACTACGCCGGATGAGAATGAGCACCCCATCTTCGAAATGCACAGGATTGTCCTGCGAGCCCTCGATCCGGACGAGCTGCACGTGTTTCCGGGCAGGGAGTCCGTGGAAGCCGCGGAAGGATACTACGAGGAACTGACAGAGGAGTTCGACGCGGAATTCCACTCCATCCCGCACGATCGGATGCGGGAGAAAGTCGAGGAGATGCGTAGGGTGTGTGAAGAGGCGGATGGCCCCGTGTTCGCATCCGGGTGCGGGCCGGAGCACGAGATGTGGGAAGCCCTGAAGAGGGAGCTCAGGGGCGGCTGA
- the frhB gene encoding coenzyme F420 hydrogenase subunit beta gives MVKGDPELLGDHLGVFTARSTESKITKITQDGGIVSAVMIYGLEEGLFDGVIAAVADPDDTEEPWKPRPVVITDPDEVLEAAGTKYTYCPNVSVLKEAVRSYGCEKVAMVGTPCQIRAVRKAQFCPIGMRHVPDKIELLIGIICMENFPYEGMKTIIEQLCGVWVREVAKMDIGKGKFWVYTKDGEVKSIPINETHPFEGEPCHVCTDYCAELSDLTAGSVGSPDGWSTVIVRTEKAKGILDDMVDQGLLEVKSIEEVKPGLGLVQKLAQVKKDKNQKEIEERKELGLPEPGKVHESL, from the coding sequence ATGGTTAAGGGTGATCCAGAGCTGCTGGGAGACCACCTCGGCGTGTTTACGGCCCGCTCGACCGAGAGCAAGATAACAAAGATCACCCAGGACGGAGGGATCGTCTCCGCCGTCATGATCTACGGCCTCGAGGAAGGACTATTCGACGGTGTGATCGCCGCCGTCGCGGACCCGGACGACACCGAGGAGCCGTGGAAGCCACGTCCCGTGGTCATCACCGACCCGGACGAGGTCCTGGAGGCGGCTGGGACCAAGTATACGTACTGTCCTAACGTGAGCGTTCTCAAGGAGGCAGTTAGGAGCTACGGCTGTGAGAAAGTGGCGATGGTAGGAACCCCATGCCAGATCCGGGCCGTCCGTAAAGCACAGTTCTGCCCGATAGGGATGAGGCACGTCCCGGACAAAATCGAGCTACTGATAGGGATCATCTGCATGGAGAACTTTCCGTACGAGGGTATGAAGACGATCATCGAACAACTCTGCGGCGTGTGGGTGCGCGAAGTCGCCAAGATGGACATCGGTAAGGGCAAGTTCTGGGTGTACACGAAGGACGGTGAGGTGAAGTCGATCCCTATCAACGAAACGCATCCCTTCGAGGGTGAACCGTGTCACGTGTGCACGGATTACTGCGCCGAGCTATCCGATCTAACTGCCGGCTCGGTGGGTTCACCTGACGGATGGAGCACCGTGATCGTGCGGACAGAGAAGGCAAAGGGGATACTCGACGACATGGTGGATCAGGGTCTGCTGGAGGTGAAGAGTATCGAGGAGGTCAAGCCGGGTCTCGGCCTCGTTCAAAAGCTCGCACAAGTGAAGAAGGACAAGAACCAGAAAGAGATCGAGGAGCGAAAGGAGCTCGGCCTACCGGAACCGGGCAAGGTGCACGAATCCCTTTAA
- a CDS encoding radical SAM protein — protein sequence MLEPLTEYHSIDDDELAARFMVARTVPVETTEGELEDLWKEHDEAMEEFRARWEERPAPGDLEETSPNLLDLKLEIARKILRECTFCERRCRVDRAREDGFCRVPIKPRISSEFLHMGEERVLVPSHTVFFCGCTFRCIYCQNWDIAFQPTNGVYVEPESLARVIRHRRSRGARNVNWVGGDPAPNIHYVLEVLRRLDVNVPQVWNSNMYLTEEAMRLLDGVIDLYLTDFKYGNDECAEKYSNAPNYWEIVTRNHREADRQCDLIVRHLVLPGNVECCTFPILEWIAEELGTDTPLNVMPQYRPEHRAYEYPEINRRPSANELEKAWEKARELGLRYYRL from the coding sequence GTGTTGGAGCCACTCACTGAATATCACTCGATCGATGACGACGAACTTGCGGCTCGGTTCATGGTAGCACGGACCGTTCCAGTCGAAACCACGGAGGGGGAGCTAGAGGACCTGTGGAAGGAACACGATGAAGCGATGGAAGAGTTCCGCGCAAGGTGGGAAGAGCGTCCCGCACCCGGGGATCTCGAGGAGACCTCGCCGAACCTCCTCGACTTGAAGCTGGAGATCGCCCGGAAGATCCTCCGCGAATGCACGTTCTGCGAGCGGAGGTGTCGTGTCGATCGGGCCCGTGAAGATGGGTTCTGTCGGGTTCCAATCAAACCCAGGATTTCCTCGGAGTTCCTGCATATGGGCGAAGAACGTGTGCTTGTACCCTCACACACTGTGTTTTTCTGCGGGTGTACGTTCCGATGCATCTATTGTCAGAACTGGGACATAGCTTTCCAGCCGACCAACGGGGTGTACGTTGAGCCGGAGTCACTCGCCCGAGTGATCCGGCACCGGCGATCTCGAGGTGCTAGGAACGTGAACTGGGTCGGGGGAGACCCAGCACCGAACATTCACTACGTTCTGGAGGTGCTCAGGCGGCTCGACGTGAACGTCCCGCAGGTTTGGAACTCCAACATGTACTTGACCGAGGAGGCCATGAGGCTGTTGGACGGCGTTATTGATCTGTATTTGACGGATTTCAAGTACGGCAACGACGAGTGCGCGGAGAAGTACTCGAACGCCCCGAATTACTGGGAGATAGTGACCCGGAACCATCGTGAGGCGGATCGGCAGTGCGACTTGATCGTGCGTCACCTCGTTTTACCAGGTAACGTGGAGTGCTGTACGTTTCCGATCCTGGAATGGATCGCCGAAGAGCTGGGTACGGACACGCCGTTGAACGTTATGCCCCAGTACCGCCCGGAGCACCGTGCGTACGAGTATCCGGAGATAAACAGGCGACCGTCCGCGAACGAACTGGAAAAAGCGTGGGAGAAGGCGAGAGAACTGGGGCTCCGATACTACCGGCTTTAA
- the frhG gene encoding coenzyme F420 hydrogenase subunit gamma: MVRVAYVQLAGCCGCLVSLADTYERLLDILESIELVYCQTLMDEREIPECDVVIVEGAVCLNDEHMLEEVEELEEHADTIVALGACASTGNFMRFSRGNQQAAPTHEAFVPLTEVADVDYAVPGCPPAPEAIERFLTLLLEGKEELLEPFAKLAEGKTEYCGCDLMYHVVNKSMCTGCGTCAAACPTRGIEIVDGRPVVNESRCIKCGACFTQCPRTIWPGDEAIKEMIMGDE, translated from the coding sequence TTGGTCCGAGTGGCCTATGTACAACTGGCCGGGTGCTGTGGATGTTTAGTGTCCCTAGCCGATACGTACGAACGACTTCTGGACATACTGGAATCTATCGAGCTGGTCTACTGCCAGACCCTCATGGATGAACGTGAGATTCCGGAGTGTGATGTGGTCATCGTGGAAGGCGCGGTATGCCTGAACGACGAGCACATGCTAGAAGAAGTAGAGGAGCTGGAGGAGCACGCCGACACGATCGTGGCACTAGGTGCGTGCGCGAGTACGGGGAATTTCATGCGATTCTCTCGGGGGAACCAGCAGGCGGCACCCACGCACGAGGCGTTCGTACCACTCACGGAGGTAGCGGACGTCGACTACGCCGTCCCGGGATGTCCACCGGCACCCGAAGCTATCGAGCGGTTCCTAACGCTCCTTCTGGAGGGTAAAGAGGAGCTGCTCGAACCGTTCGCGAAGCTAGCGGAAGGTAAGACGGAGTACTGCGGTTGCGACCTGATGTACCACGTGGTGAACAAGAGCATGTGTACGGGGTGCGGCACCTGCGCGGCGGCCTGCCCCACGCGGGGGATCGAGATCGTGGACGGCAGGCCGGTGGTAAACGAGAGCCGGTGCATCAAGTGTGGTGCGTGTTTCACGCAGTGCCCGAGGACGATCTGGCCGGGCGACGAGGCCATCAAGGAGATGATCATGGGGGATGAGTAA
- the frhA gene encoding coenzyme F420 hydrogenase subunit alpha translates to MAEGAVEIQPTTRHEGHAKLVLYVDDEGYVERAFYLNTSAVRGFEALAKGRPAEFVQVAVMRICGICQATHGTASAEAFERAMDIEPPKDGKLLRELCALGNRIQSHVLHQLLVLDDFVENEDEKVEAIKRIQQIRRIGQYVVDVVGGEGIHPPNIRIGGMAENISEAARRKLYRKLREARELMMEQHEFMVNIVERFGDKNDLDIDEFGRHDQPFLATHTTYGDPDRLDMDRVVELLPIEYYGEEHKEVAYQHRGQIPLYDGVPVEVGPRARYVLFDGVDPHGVLYIHVLRSQETLAAIDRAMTILDELNTSGKTIAEWEPRSGVGIGVHEAPRGTNVHIAKVNEKGIVEDYRIIAASTWNFPVVEKSIEGEHEEYAEVIMRCYDIUASCAAHVVKEVRDADSREKIRESVVKLA, encoded by the coding sequence TTGGCGGAGGGTGCCGTGGAGATTCAACCGACCACGAGACATGAAGGTCATGCTAAGCTAGTGTTATACGTCGACGACGAGGGCTATGTGGAGCGCGCTTTCTACCTGAATACTTCGGCGGTCCGAGGTTTCGAAGCGCTGGCAAAGGGAAGGCCCGCGGAGTTCGTTCAGGTAGCCGTTATGAGGATCTGCGGAATCTGTCAGGCGACGCACGGAACCGCGTCCGCCGAGGCCTTCGAGCGGGCTATGGACATCGAACCTCCCAAGGACGGGAAACTCCTGCGAGAACTCTGCGCCTTAGGTAACAGGATTCAGTCTCACGTGCTCCATCAGTTGCTGGTACTGGATGATTTCGTCGAGAATGAGGACGAAAAGGTCGAGGCGATCAAGAGGATCCAGCAGATCAGGCGGATCGGACAGTACGTGGTGGACGTGGTCGGAGGTGAGGGAATCCATCCACCCAACATTAGGATCGGAGGGATGGCCGAGAACATCTCGGAAGCGGCGCGTAGGAAGCTTTACCGCAAGCTACGTGAGGCGCGCGAACTGATGATGGAGCAGCACGAGTTCATGGTAAACATCGTCGAGAGGTTCGGCGACAAGAACGACCTCGACATCGACGAATTCGGCAGACACGACCAGCCGTTCCTGGCTACACATACTACTTATGGGGACCCCGACCGGCTGGACATGGACCGCGTGGTGGAGCTGCTTCCAATCGAGTACTACGGAGAGGAGCACAAGGAAGTCGCGTACCAGCATCGGGGCCAGATCCCGCTTTACGACGGTGTTCCGGTAGAAGTCGGACCAAGAGCCAGGTACGTGCTCTTCGATGGAGTGGATCCACACGGAGTCCTGTACATCCATGTATTAAGGTCACAGGAAACACTAGCAGCTATCGACCGGGCGATGACGATCCTGGACGAACTCAACACCAGCGGTAAGACCATAGCCGAGTGGGAGCCGAGGTCGGGAGTCGGAATCGGAGTTCACGAAGCCCCACGGGGCACCAACGTGCACATCGCTAAGGTGAACGAGAAGGGTATCGTCGAGGATTATCGCATCATTGCAGCTTCCACGTGGAACTTCCCGGTGGTAGAGAAGTCCATAGAGGGAGAGCACGAAGAGTATGCCGAGGTTATCATGCGATGTTACGACATATGAGCATCGTGTGCCGCTCACGTGGTGAAGGAAGTCCGCGACGCCGACTCCCGGGAGAAGATCCGGGAGTCGGTGGTTAAGCTCGCTTAA
- a CDS encoding DNA topoisomerase VI subunit B yields the protein MERLEWRESSPAEFFERNREMLGFDGPVKSMVMTVHELVTNSMDACHLNRIRPDVRVVIRREGENVYRVRVADNGPGIPSERVPKVFGKFLAGDKFDPIYGIQSMGQQGIGAAGVALYALITTGEPVRVLTSTDGKTAHYFEVKPDPSTNEPVIVRREKRPASRRGTTVEVTIGDAVYESGRRGPREYLRRLHAVNPHARISLRDPDGNAHVWKPLVRELPDPPRVLKPHPHAIDAHKLLRIAERTSRRTVRTMLVGELCRFSEARVEELRERLSGCVDLEKDPKELTREEAELIVKVLHEMDFMRPPSYVVSPIGESALKAALKSEGVRLVSAVSRRPLVLRDNVIQVEVAVGYGGEGDLWRFANRAPLMFRASGCSITKGVDEVDFGRYGLEEDRLLILVNVNSPFVPFSGPAKQEIGSEYVEDEVKRAVQRACRELGREVRRRRRARLERQKMKRIERNLRIVREKAVEILS from the coding sequence ATGGAACGGTTGGAGTGGCGCGAATCCTCACCAGCGGAGTTCTTCGAGCGGAACCGTGAGATGCTCGGGTTCGACGGACCCGTGAAGAGCATGGTGATGACTGTTCACGAGCTCGTCACTAACTCGATGGACGCGTGCCATCTGAACCGCATACGCCCCGACGTACGTGTGGTGATCCGACGCGAAGGGGAAAACGTGTACCGGGTGCGAGTGGCCGACAACGGACCGGGGATCCCGTCGGAGCGTGTGCCGAAGGTGTTCGGCAAGTTCCTCGCGGGAGACAAGTTCGACCCAATCTACGGGATACAGTCGATGGGCCAGCAGGGGATCGGTGCAGCCGGCGTAGCCCTCTACGCCCTGATCACCACGGGCGAGCCCGTGCGCGTGCTCACATCTACTGACGGTAAAACCGCGCACTACTTCGAGGTCAAACCAGATCCTTCGACCAACGAGCCGGTGATCGTCCGGCGAGAGAAGCGACCCGCGAGCCGTCGCGGGACGACGGTGGAAGTGACCATCGGGGATGCCGTCTACGAGTCCGGCCGCCGCGGTCCCCGGGAGTACCTTCGTAGGCTGCATGCGGTGAATCCTCACGCTCGAATATCCCTCCGAGACCCCGACGGTAACGCACACGTTTGGAAGCCGTTGGTCAGGGAACTTCCCGACCCACCCCGGGTGCTGAAGCCCCATCCTCATGCCATCGACGCTCACAAGCTCCTCAGGATCGCCGAGCGGACGTCCCGGAGGACCGTTCGAACAATGCTCGTCGGGGAGCTCTGCAGGTTCTCAGAGGCCAGGGTCGAAGAGCTTCGGGAGCGACTATCTGGCTGTGTGGATTTGGAGAAGGACCCGAAAGAATTGACTCGTGAGGAGGCCGAGCTCATCGTGAAGGTGCTGCACGAGATGGACTTCATGCGCCCGCCGTCCTACGTAGTTTCCCCGATCGGGGAGTCGGCGCTGAAGGCTGCGCTGAAATCGGAAGGAGTTCGACTGGTCTCAGCGGTCTCCCGACGACCGCTCGTACTGCGCGACAACGTAATCCAAGTCGAGGTAGCCGTGGGTTACGGTGGTGAAGGAGACCTATGGAGGTTCGCGAACAGGGCCCCGTTGATGTTCAGGGCGAGCGGTTGCTCCATCACCAAGGGCGTAGACGAGGTGGATTTCGGCCGGTACGGCCTCGAGGAGGACCGGTTGCTGATCCTGGTGAACGTGAATTCCCCGTTCGTTCCGTTCAGTGGGCCCGCCAAGCAGGAAATAGGTAGCGAATACGTCGAGGATGAGGTAAAGCGTGCGGTGCAGCGGGCGTGTCGAGAGCTTGGACGTGAGGTCCGACGGCGACGTCGGGCTCGCCTCGAGCGCCAGAAAATGAAAAGGATTGAAAGGAACCTCAGGATCGTGAGGGAGAAAGCCGTCGAAATACTCTCGTGA
- a CDS encoding MBL fold metallo-hydrolase: MELEIWSPVRLFGATPGAVVGISRTDTEVLFDPGGWRPGYDKRVPPWAELPEDLKSAPGLFSLFGEPDPDYTLITHHHTDHAKHGGEYGESFAHPDAAERIERRFGYRPEDPSRCEVVVETVETGHCPGAMAYLVELDGIRVFFTGDVNTETFLDAHLPRADVLISECSGVPGHLDRTGLELLCRKVKPRIVVPVHLIAYDPWFIRELDVDAAVIEPHLGLSVDLEPALSAEVPCAREYHMCTRCERGRGCPVFRFVRHLRCPECGNPPTLDGEDSESVRLVCPRCCARSSTVDYAEIIKAVAEYAVERSDVEDWKPAEARPGEYSSSECRLKEFSPRPESGEDRNV; this comes from the coding sequence ATGGAGCTCGAAATTTGGTCACCGGTCCGATTGTTCGGGGCTACTCCTGGCGCCGTCGTGGGTATCTCCCGGACGGACACCGAGGTCCTGTTCGATCCGGGCGGTTGGCGTCCCGGATACGACAAGAGAGTGCCTCCGTGGGCCGAATTACCAGAGGATTTGAAGTCGGCACCGGGTTTGTTCTCACTGTTCGGGGAGCCCGATCCAGACTATACACTGATCACACATCATCATACGGACCACGCCAAACACGGAGGCGAGTACGGGGAGTCCTTCGCGCACCCCGATGCGGCCGAGAGGATCGAGCGGAGGTTCGGCTACAGACCGGAAGATCCAAGCCGGTGTGAAGTCGTGGTAGAAACCGTAGAGACCGGCCACTGTCCGGGTGCCATGGCGTACTTGGTGGAACTGGACGGTATCCGAGTATTCTTCACAGGGGATGTGAATACCGAAACGTTCTTAGACGCCCATCTACCGCGGGCGGACGTCCTGATCTCGGAGTGTTCAGGCGTGCCAGGGCACCTGGACCGAACGGGTCTGGAATTGCTGTGTCGAAAGGTGAAGCCGCGGATCGTGGTACCAGTGCACTTGATCGCCTACGACCCGTGGTTCATCCGGGAGTTGGACGTCGACGCGGCTGTGATCGAGCCTCACCTAGGGCTTTCCGTCGACCTCGAGCCCGCTCTTAGCGCGGAGGTACCCTGCGCCCGGGAGTACCACATGTGCACGAGGTGCGAGCGCGGTAGAGGGTGCCCGGTGTTCAGGTTCGTCCGACACCTGAGATGTCCCGAGTGTGGGAATCCACCTACGCTCGACGGAGAGGATTCCGAGTCCGTCAGGCTCGTGTGTCCCCGATGTTGTGCACGCTCGAGTACTGTAGATTACGCCGAGATCATCAAGGCAGTCGCGGAGTACGCTGTGGAGCGCTCGGACGTTGAGGATTGGAAACCGGCGGAGGCTCGGCCTGGGGAGTACTCGTCATCCGAGTGTCGGCTAAAGGAATTCTCACCACGGCCCGAGAGCGGCGAGGACCGAAACGTTTAA
- the glmM gene encoding phosphoglucosamine mutase yields MGKLFGTFGVRGIVGEDLTEDVARRLGLAFGTYLGGDAEVLVGGDTRTSTDTLKDALISGLTAAGCDVIDIGVAPTPAVQYLTDAEGFDAGAVVTASHNPPEFNGIKLLGSDGCGLSREDEQKIEEIYFEESPDRVPWDRVGNRVSAPDLLLNFEEAVLDYVGDFNGEGLRVVVDAANGAASLVTPRLLSELDVEVISVNAHPDGRFPGREPEPSEENLRTTMSMVRAAGADFGLAHDGDADRLILITGDGEFVPGDYSLAIVAAWALDMGKGSQVITPVSSSMCVQKVVEDRGGEVIWTKVGEPVVVEELKRAEDPALGGEENGGIIYPDFHLSRNGIITALLICKLVAEVGSLDDLLAEVPKYHLHKTGVECPDDLKPKVMERVESLVEEEELEDILTIDGVKLFYEDGWVLVRPSGTEPLIRVFGEARDRETAVRRVEHWKERVEDIILELKG; encoded by the coding sequence ATGGGTAAGTTGTTCGGTACCTTCGGAGTTCGTGGTATAGTGGGGGAGGATCTCACTGAGGATGTCGCCCGAAGGTTGGGACTCGCGTTCGGAACGTACCTCGGAGGTGACGCGGAAGTCCTCGTCGGCGGTGACACCCGGACCAGCACCGACACGCTCAAGGATGCTCTGATCTCGGGTCTAACTGCCGCGGGCTGCGACGTTATCGACATAGGGGTCGCACCGACTCCCGCCGTGCAGTACTTGACAGACGCGGAGGGGTTCGACGCCGGTGCCGTGGTGACGGCGTCGCACAACCCGCCTGAGTTCAACGGTATCAAGCTGTTGGGCTCGGACGGATGCGGACTGTCTAGGGAAGACGAGCAGAAAATCGAAGAGATTTACTTCGAGGAGAGCCCGGACAGGGTTCCGTGGGACCGCGTTGGAAACCGGGTCTCGGCGCCGGACCTGCTCCTGAATTTCGAGGAAGCTGTGCTCGATTACGTGGGTGACTTTAACGGAGAGGGTCTGCGAGTCGTTGTTGACGCTGCGAACGGTGCGGCGTCGTTGGTCACGCCGCGCCTCCTCTCGGAACTAGATGTCGAGGTGATCAGCGTCAACGCACATCCGGACGGGCGGTTCCCAGGGCGTGAGCCCGAGCCGTCAGAGGAGAACTTGAGGACCACGATGAGTATGGTTAGAGCTGCCGGAGCGGACTTCGGGTTAGCCCACGACGGGGACGCTGATCGACTAATTCTAATCACAGGCGACGGCGAGTTCGTCCCGGGGGACTACTCGCTGGCGATCGTAGCGGCGTGGGCGCTCGATATGGGTAAGGGGAGCCAGGTGATCACACCGGTCAGCTCCTCGATGTGCGTCCAGAAGGTCGTCGAGGATCGCGGTGGCGAGGTAATCTGGACGAAGGTTGGGGAGCCCGTCGTTGTGGAGGAGCTCAAGCGGGCGGAAGACCCCGCACTGGGTGGTGAGGAGAATGGCGGGATAATCTACCCGGACTTCCATCTCTCCCGGAACGGAATCATCACTGCCTTGCTGATCTGTAAGCTCGTCGCCGAGGTGGGATCGCTCGACGACTTACTGGCCGAAGTACCAAAGTATCACCTGCATAAGACCGGTGTAGAATGTCCAGACGATCTCAAGCCGAAGGTTATGGAGCGTGTCGAATCACTAGTCGAGGAAGAGGAGTTAGAGGATATCTTGACGATCGACGGTGTGAAGTTGTTCTACGAGGATGGTTGGGTACTCGTACGGCCCTCGGGTACCGAACCTTTGATCAGAGTCTTTGGAGAGGCGCGTGATAGAGAGACCGCCGTCAGGCGAGTAGAGCACTGGAAGGAACGCGTCGAGGATATCATCTTGGAGCTGAAGGGGTAG